The DNA segment CAGAGGCCGGGAGGGCTGCGGCACTCCTGGGAATTATCAGCAGGAATATTAGCAGCCGGCGTTTTGTAACTGTTCTTGCCAAACATTAATGAACGGCGTCATTGCTATTAACGAGCCCGATTAGACCAGATGTTGAAagcatttattaaatattagCTAAGCTTTTACCTGGGCCAAATTCCCCCTGGAATTTTCAGTTTGAAGGAAACTTAGGGGCCAAACCACCAAGCTCTGACTCATTCCCCCCTCATCCCACCCAAACCGCCCTGAATTTTGCCCTGCATGGAGAAGCTGTCTGGAGCATTTCCCTGCCGGGTGTCACCCAGCGCTTTGTGGGGATGAGCTGCCCCAGCCTTGCCCCGTGCTGCCCCTTCACCTCTCCTATCTGCCGGGCTCAcctcctcccctctgccccgccactcctcctcctcctcgctgcCTGTTTGCCCCGGAGGAGCGGGGGGAAGCGAGCCAGCCGCCTTCTCACGCAAACCTGGCCAATCGTTAACCTGAGCCCGGCTCTGCCCCTGGCCCGGGCGATCCCGCCGCCACCGCTCCCGGGACGGGGACCTGCCTGGTGAttccccagggatggatggggaggGCTGTGGATGCCTTGACACGAACGTGTCCCCTCgctcccagcacctccagagTGGCCATGGAAGTGGCAGCCCTCTCTGGCTCCTGGGAATAGCCTGGCCAGCCCAGAAAAGTTTTTTTGGGAAATGCATTCCCTAAGTGAGTGATGCTGACAGCGTGTCCTACATCCTCCCCAAGGCAGGGCTTAGAGACCCCCTTCTTCCTCCCTGCCCTAGGGACCCCCTTCTGCCTCCCCACAGCAGGCTCCAGGGTCCAGACCAGGAGGAGAAGCCACCACTCATGGCCCAGAGCCTGTTGGAGGGGAGCAAGGTCCTTCCCTGGATTTTGGGCAGGCTCCAGCCAGGGTTTGCCCCGTTTGTTAATGGGTAGCTGCTCCCAAGGCCTTTTGCAGCATAAATACACAGCGGTGCAGTGAGGGGAGAGCCTGGAGAGCCACACACTTCCAGCTGGCAGGAGAAGGACCAGGCAGAGGAGAACGAGGTGACAGGAGAAGAAGGTTGAGGAGACAGAGGAGGATTCCCTCAGTGCCCATctctgctgggagccctgggcagTAAAACCAGCCCAAGCACCCACAGGTAGGAGACAGCCTGTGTGTTTAGGGGGTTTGAACATGGATATAGGTCCAACAAGGTGAGTTTTGGGTGGTCCTGCTCACCCAGTGACTTctcacagagcagccctgtgtcATCCCCACTCCCCAGGTCCCCCAGTGTTATGGACATCAGGTTCATCCTCCAAACTCCTGGTGGGTCCGGTATCCTGGATCCACATTCAccgaggagctgctgctcctctcctcctgcttccctgcGATTCGCTGAGCTGCAGTTTCCCATGCCTTGTTTTACAAGAACGTGTTCCCTGGGCATGAGCCATGGCTGTGCCAGTGGGGGATTGGGTTTTCTGTGGGGAGAGGGATGTCACAAACTCTGATGGGTTGAGGACCCCCttaaggagaaaataaaggtGCTGTGGTTAAGAGAGCACTTTTGCTTCCCTGGCATGTAGAGAAAAAGTTGGGGGACCTATTCTTTCCACACCTGGCtgcaaaaaaatctgctttttagTGCAAGGGGTTCCCTAAAGTGCGGCACCTGAGGGTCACAAGTGGAGCCCGGCTCTGCCCCTGTCCTGACCTGCGCTGCCGCTGCTCCAGGTGTCTCAGCCTAGagaccagccccagctcctATCGCATCTTTGGTTTATTCCTGAGGGTTCTGCACGCCAGTCTGAGGGTCTGCTGCGAGGAAAGGGCTGTCACAAAGTCCCTGAGGGGCTGAGCTTGGGCGGGTGTGTTGGGACCTTCACAGGTCTCCGGCTTGTGCGGCTGGAAACCCGCAGCGCTGCGGGGCAGCTCCGTGCCCCGAGCTGGTTCGGGCTGTGCCGGGTTCAGAACAGCCGAACTCCTGGTGGGTCCGGTAGTCCTGGATCCACATTCAccgaggagctgctgctcctctcctccagcttccCTGCGATTCGCTGAGCTGCAGTTTCCCATGCCTTGTTTTACAAGACCGTGTTCCCTGGGCAGGAGCCATGGCTGTGCCAGTGGGGGGTTGGGTTTTCTGTGGGGAGGGGGGTGTCCCAAAGTCTCTGATGGGTTGAGGAACCCCTGAAGGGATGGGCGGGTGTGTTGGGAGCCTTCACAGGTCTCCGGCTTGTGCGGCTGGAAACCCGCAGCGCTGCGGGGCAGCTCCGTGCCCCGAGCTGGTtcggggctgtgccaggctcaggaACAGCCGCTCAGCCCCTCGCTGATCCCCGCTCTTCCCCTCGCTCCCCTCGGCTCCTTTAGCGCCTCTCCGCGATGCTGAAGGCTGCGCTGCGGCTGGTGGCGAGCCCCGGAGCGCTGGGGGCCACCGAGGTGCTGCTGGCGGCCGCGGCGCTGTGCCTGGCGCTGGcgctgctgcagtggctgcagcagcagcggcagcagcagcagcccgcGCCCTCGGGGCTGCGGAGGCCGCCGGGCCCGCGGGGGCTGCCCGTGCTGGGGAACGTGCTGGAGCTGCGCAAGGACACGCACCTGGCGCTGACGCGGCTGAGCCGGCGCTACGGGGACGTGATGGAGGTGCGCATCGGCAGCCGGCCCGTGCTGGTGCTCAGCGGGCTGGACACCATCCGCCAAGCGCTGGTCAAGCAAGGAGAGGACTTCATGGGCCGCCCCGACCTCTACAGCTTCCGCTTTGTCACGGACGGACAGAGCCTTATCTTCAGCCCCGACTCCGGGGAGGTGTGGAAGGCGCGCAGGAGGCTGGCCCAGAGCGCCCTGAAGAGCTTCTCGGTGGCACCCAGCCCCAACTcgtcctgcagctgcctgctggaggAGCACGTGTCGCAGGAGGCCGAGTACCTGGTCACCAAATTCCTGCAGGtgatggagcaggagaagaAGTTTGAGCCCCACCGGTACCTGGTGATGTCGGTGGCCAATGTCATCTGTGCCATGTGCTTCGGCAAGCGCTACGAGCACGaggaccaggagctgctcagcctggtgaATTCTGCTGAGCAGTTCACTGATGTGACTGCAGCTGGCAACCCCGCCGACTTCATCCCCGTGCTGCGGTACCTCCCCAGCCGCAGCATGGACTTGTTCCTAGATTTCAACAGGTGCCTCCTCAGCTTCCTGCAGAAGAGGGTCAAGGAGCACTACGAGACTTATGATGAGGTGAGAGCTCGCCGGAGCCTCAGCTGCCCTCCTCCCCTCTTCCTTCAGTTCCAGCCTTTCacccaacaatcccaccccatgcatc comes from the Oenanthe melanoleuca isolate GR-GAL-2019-014 chromosome 10, OMel1.0, whole genome shotgun sequence genome and includes:
- the LOC130257362 gene encoding cytochrome P450 1A5-like yields the protein MLKAALRLVASPGALGATEVLLAAAALCLALALLQWLQQQRQQQQPAPSGLRRPPGPRGLPVLGNVLELRKDTHLALTRLSRRYGDVMEVRIGSRPVLVLSGLDTIRQALVKQGEDFMGRPDLYSFRFVTDGQSLIFSPDSGEVWKARRRLAQSALKSFSVAPSPNSSCSCLLEEHVSQEAEYLVTKFLQVMEQEKKFEPHRYLVMSVANVICAMCFGKRYEHEDQELLSLVNSAEQFTDVTAAGNPADFIPVLRYLPSRSMDLFLDFNRCLLSFLQKRVKEHYETYDENNIRDITDSLMEQCLDKKLGTTTATQIPTEKIINLVNDLFGAGFDTVTTALSWSLMYLVTYPNTQKRIQEELDRTIGRERRPRLSDQGTLPYLESFILEMFRHSSFVPLAIPHSTTKDTALNGFYIPKDRCVFINQWQVNHDEKLWKDPETFNPERFLSADGTKVSKEEGEKVLVFGLGKRRCIGENIARGQVFLFLATLLQQLEFSVCQGSRVDMTPLYGLSLKHKRCEHFQARQRFPTKGRS